The region TCCTGGCTGTCGAGCGCGTCCTTGCGCCGGGGCGGATCGATCCACCAGCGCACCCGCAGGTTCACGCTGCTCTCCGCGAGGTCCACCACCAGGACTTCCGGGGCCGGGTCCTGTCGAATGAGCTTCAGGCCCGCGAGCGTGTCCTGAATGACGCGCTTGGCCGTCCCGATGTCGTCGCCGTAGCCGATGCCCACGTCGTACTGAAGACGCCTGACCTCGTAGGCCGTCTTGACGGTGACCCGGCCCGTGAAGAGGTCAGCGTTGGGAATCACGACCTGAAGGTTGTCGTAGGTGCGGATGATGGTCGCGCGGACCTGAATGTCCTCCACGGTGCCCTCAGTGTCCCCCACGACGATCTGGTCTCCCAGCCGGAAGGGCCGGGTGAGCAGCAGCAGGATGCCCGCGAGCAAGTTTTGCAGGATGTCCCGGAAGGCGAAGCCGATGGCGACCCCGCCGACCCCCAGCAGGCTGAACAGGCTGGCGGGCGTGACCGAGGGAAAGACGATGGTCAGCCCCACCAGCACGCCCAGCGTCAGGATGCCCCCGGACGCCAGCCGCCCGAACAGCCGCCCCAGGTTGCCCTCGCGGCTTCCCCAGACGCGCTCCACCAGGCCCCGCGCGGCACGGGCAATCAGCCAGAACCCCAGCAAAACGACCAGGGCGATCAAGACGTTGGGCAGCGCGGCCACCACGTCCCGCCCGATGGCCTGCACTCGTTCCAGGGCGACATTCACATTGGCAGCCATGCCGCCCTTGATAGCGGCTTCACACTGAGGGCGCAAGGGCGTTCGGAGAATGGGGCCATGCCGCAGCGCGGTGCAGGAGGCCGCGCCTTCAGTCTGGCCCTGCCAGCTCTGGGGCGGAGCAGAGACCCGGGCCTTCCCGACTTCCTGCCTGGTTCATACTCAAACGTGGGCTTGGACGTGGCCCAGCGACATCCCGCAGGTCTCCGTCAGGAATTGGCTCCCCACATCCAGGAGATGGGCGAATGGGTTGCCAGAATTCCCTCGCTATAGCCTCCTCTACTGCCGAGCGTGGTCTGCGTCACTGTTGGCGTGACCCCGGAAAGGCCATTAAAACCCGACTTTCCGTTCCATTGCTACCGTGATGCCGACCTCAGCGCGTAGGTCACGGTCTCCCGTGCCGTCGCAACTGGACACCCGGTACCATTTGCCACTCGTCCAGCGCCCCTGGGCATCCAGCGTCCCGGGCTCAAACGCCTCCTGGAAGCAGGACGGGCCAGAGAACCGGACCAGATCCTTCCAGGCCACGCGCAGCGGATCCACGTCCCGGGAAAGGGACCCCCGGCGGTAGCGGACCACCTCGCCCTGGGGGTCCGCGCTCATCTCCTGCCACCACCATCCGGAACCGGTCCTCAGCACCGAGGTCCTCAGCGCCACCTCGCCATTCGCGTGGTAGGTCCAGCGTTCCCGTGAGTGCAGCGCCCCCTGCGCGTCCACGACGGTCCGTTCGGCCACACGGCCCTGGGCGTTCAGCCGCGAGGAGACGCGCTGCACCACCTCCCCGTTCCGATGCACCTCCCCGCTCTCCCGGCCCTGGGCATAGGTGAACGTCGATCGGCTGAGTTCCTCGCCCTTGGGATCCACTGTGCGGCTGCCGAGGACGTCACACGTGGCGTTCACCTGATACCGGGTGACGTTGACCCAGCTGTCCAGGGGACCATCCTGGGTGTGCAGGGCGGTCACGCAGCCCCGGGCGTCGTAGGTGTAGGTGTCCCGGGTGTCCACCAGGCCATAGCGGTCAAGGCGTTCCGAGATCAGCAGGCGGCCATCGCGGCCGAAGGTCTGGATGAGGGTGGAGGTAGCAGGCTCGTCGCGGCCCGCGTTGAACTGTTGCATCTTGACGGTCTGGACACCCGGGGCAGGCGCGGGGGTGGGCTCCAGACGTTCGGCCGCGGCCAAAGGCAGGACAAGTGCCGCCCAGAGGGGAAGCAGACGGAAGAGGGACATCGGGCGACGCTAACAAGACGGACTGACGCTTCCATGACGCCGCAAGGGCGGAACAGCCCGGAGCCGATGAACGTGGTTTTGGCTGTCCTGATCACTGTTGAACTTGAGGGCGTGCTCCATTCCGTCAGGCCAGCATCACCTCACCGTGGAGCATGGGCAAGCCGGCAACGGCGCTTGATCCACCCAGCCTTTCGTTCCCTCCATTCCTGTTCCGCATTCAGCAAGGGGGCCTTTCGTCCTATGACCTTCCGCCGCACCATCCTGACCCTCGCCCTGCTGCTCGCCTCACCCGCCCTCGCGGGCGTCGAGGAGGGGACCAAGTTCTACGAGCGCGGCCAGTACGCCCAGGCCTTCCGCGAGTTCGAGCCCGCCGCCCACCAGGGGGACGTGGAAGCCCAGTTCTGGCTGGGTTACCTGTACGCCGCGGGCGAGGGCGTCCCGCAAAACGTCTCGCTGGCCCGGCAGTGGTTCCTGAAAGCCGCCCAGCAAGGAGACTGGGACGCCCAGTACAACCTGGGGGTGCTCTACCGTGAGGGCCACGGCGTGACGCAGGACTACGCCCAGGCCGCGGGATGGTTCCGACGGGCGGCCGAGCAGGGCGATGCGGACGCGCAAAATGACCTCGGCTGGCTGTACGAGCACGGCCACGGGGTCGGGCAGGACTACGCCCAGGCGATGGAGTGGTACCGGCGGGCCGCGAAGCAGAATCATCCCTACGCTCAGCTCAATCTGGGCCTCCTCTACGCTTATGGGCGCGGGGTCAAGCAGGACGACACGCAGGCCATGACGTGGTTCCGCCGGGCGGCGGATCAGGGCGATCCCGACGCGCAGAATGAGATCGGGCTGCTCTACGAGTACGGCCGTGGGGTAGGGCAAAACGACGTTCAGGCCGCACGGTGGTACCGAAAGGCCGCGGAGCAAGGCCATCCCTCTGCCCAGGCCAATCTGGGGCTGCTTTACACCCTGGGACGCGGGGTGAAGCAGGATCACGCCTGGGCTCTGGCGTGGTTCCTCGAGGCGGCCGAGCAGGGACATGCGGACGCCATGAACGAGATCGGCCTGCTGTACGAGAACGGCCGGGGAGTGAAGCAGGATTACAGGGAGGCGATGAAGTGGTACCGGCGGGCGGCGGAGCAGAACCATCCCTATGCCCAGGGCAACATCGGTCTGTTCTACGAGTACGGGCGCGGCGTGCCGCAGGACTACGTCCAGGCCCTGGAGTGGTACCTCAAAGCCGCCGAGCAGGGCGAACCCGAGGCGCAAAACCGCGTTGGTCTTCTCTACGAGTACGGGCGTGGCGTGGAGCAGGACTACGTGCAGGCGATGAAGTGGTACCGGAAGGCCGCCGAGCAGGGCCAGCCGTACGCCCGCACGAACGTGGGGCTGCTGTATGCCCATGGGCGCGGTGTAGCCCGCGATGACGCGGAGGCGCTGCGGTGGATCATGCCGGGCGTTGAGGAAGGTCACCCATTTGCCCAGTTCAACCTGGGACGGCTCTATGCGCTGGGGCACGGGGTGGAGCAGGATTACGCGCAGGCCAAGCGGCTGTTCACGCTCGCGGCCGAACAGGGCTCCGCGGAAGGGCAGTATGCACTCGGCGTGCTGTACGAGGAGGGTTTCGGGGTACCGAAGGACGTGGACCAGGCGGTCATCTGGTACCGGAGGGCAGCCGAGCAAGGCTTTGAGATGGCCCAGGAAGCGTTGAACCGCCTGATGTAAGGGTTCGGGTCCGGGTCGCTGACCTCCGCCGCGTCTCGCCTGGCGGGATTGGCCACACCGCACCTCTCCACCATCCACCAAAGGCAGCGACAGACCGAAGGCGAGACCCTTTACCTTCATAGAACCTTTAATTTAGGAGGGATGACGCCTTCCCAACACTTCATGCTGATTGACGACAATGCGGCAGACCAGGTGCTGGCTCGGGAAGCTTTCGAGCAGCTTTGCCCGGACTGCACCCTCCAGATCTTCTCAGGTGGTCGACAGGCGTTGGCCTGGCTTCAGTCCGTACCAGACCACCCGGACGTGATCCTGCTCGACGTCAACATGCCCGAGATGAACGGCTTCGAGGTTCTGCAAGAACTGAAGCGGAACCCCCGCCTCGCCCTGATTCCGGTCGTGATGCTCTCGACGTCCGGAGCCCGGGGAGACGTCGCCACGGCCTACACGCTGCACGCGAGTTCCTATCTGGTCAAAGCTCCGGGCTTCGACGCGTTTCTCCAGCAGATCGACACCTTCCTGACGTACTGGAGGAAGACCCGACTCGCCTACGCTTGACCCCGTGTCGGGCGACGCGGTTCCTCTGGACAACGCCGTGCGCTGAGGGGCAGGACGGAGCCCCCGTCGTCCCACGGACTTGGCCTGACGGCCTTCGAGGACCGGCGGTTCATCCCACGTCAGGCGGACGCCCCCATGCTGAAGGCATGCTGCCCACGCCCATCCAGCGCCTGGCCCTGAGTCTCGCTCTCCTCACGGCCAGTGCGCAGGCCCAGCCGCCCCACGACCGGATCACGGTGCCCGTGGGGCCGGGTTCCTTTGTCACCACACTGGTGCTGCCCACTGGCGCGAAGGCCAGCAGGCCGCTGGACCTGCGGGTGGCCTTCCGGAACACGTCACGAAGCGCTGTCAGCGCGGACCTGCGGCTGTGCGGCCAGGGCCTCCTGATCCGGGACGTGAAAGGAAAGACGGTCTACGACAACACGCCCGAGGAGATGGCCTGCACAGCCGACTTGCGCCCCACCACCGTGGCTGCGGGGGCCGTCCATCTGGAATCCTGGGGCCGGCTTCCGGCCCTGAAAGCCGGGTGGTACACCGCCATCCTGTGGGGCAGCACTGTGGCCGTGAAGCGCTTCGAGGTCAAGCCCTGAGCGGCTCTGTCCGCCGTACCCTGACGCTGTGCACCTTCAGCAAGGTTCTGTGACCGCCGACATCCAAGTCGTGGACTACCAGTTCCCCGAATCCCACGATCAAAGCTGGGATGCGGACTGGCTGTTCGTGCGCCTCCGCCTTCAGGTCGGCGATCAGCGGTGGGAGCGCACGGACCCGGCCGTCACCACCTTCGAGCTCCAGGACCTGACCGTCTGGCTGGACCAGGTCGCCGAGCATGCCCAGGTCTTCGGGCGCTGGCAGCGTGGTCGCCTGACCACGCGCCTGGTTTTCACCGAGCCGAACCTGAGCTTTGAAGCGCTGAGTGGGCACGCGGCGGGCGCCCCGGTCACGCTGAGGCTCTCCCTCGCGGCCGAGTTTCTCCCGCCCTTCAAGGCCGAGCCAAGCAGCACGGGACTGGAAGACGACCCGTGGGAAGTCTGGCTGGACTTCGGGGTCGACGCCGCGCAGCTGCGGGCGCTGGCCGATGAGTTGCGGCAGCAACTCACGCGATTTCCGAGCCGGAGGGAACGCACCAGCCAGGACTAGAGAGGAGCGCTCTCTGCCCTCGGACGGCTCAGTGGGAGGGCAACGGTGGACCCCCGCTCGGTCGTCCCTTCAGGGCTGGCTCATCCTCGGTCAGCACCAGCCCGTAACGCTGGGGCATGCCCTCCAAACTGCTGGCCCTCCTGGGTGCTCTCGCGCTCTCCACCAGCCTCGCGCAGACGCCCGCCGTGTCCCCGGAACGCGAGCTGCTCCAGCGGGCCGTCACGCCACTCTGGGGGCCCGCCTCACTGCGCAGCAGTGTGCTGGTCGGCCAGCCCCCGGCCGATCTCGGCTTCGCTCTGCCCCAGGGGAGCCGCGTGATCGGCAGCGTCGTCACCGAGACGCCCGACCCGGCCTATCCCGCCGGGGTCACGGTCTACTTCGACACGGCGCTGACGCCCGAGCAGGTCGACGCCCATTTCGCCCGGGTGCTGGCTCCTGTGGGCTGGAAGGTCTTCCCCCTGCCCGCGGGTGGGCCTTATCCGGAAGGCGGCTTCCTGCCCAGCACGCCGGTTGGGGGCCGTCCCTACTACCGCCAGAACCCAGATCAGCAACTGAGCATCCAGACCCGGCGGGTCGGCGGGATCACGCAGGTCACGCTGGGGCGGCAACGTGCTCCAGACCTGGCGCAGACCCTGCGCTATGCCCAGGATGAGCGGTTCAATCCGGCCCAACTGCTGCCGAAGTTGATGCCTCCGGCTGGAGCGACCGTCTCTCCACGGGGAGGCGGAGGCAGTGGGGACAACGTCACCCAGTACGCGGGCATTGAGAGCACGCTCTCTCGCTCGGCGCTGTTCGACCACTACGCCAACCAACTGCGGCAGGGCGGGTGGACCCTGCGCAACCGGGCCGACGCGGGAACGCTGAGCAGTTCCCTGTGGAGCTTCACCCAGGACGGCAAGGAGCGGATCGGCCTGCTGCTGATCGGGGAAGCTGGCAAGGGACAGTACCGCGCCACCCTCGGCCTCCAGGGGCTGGAATGAAGGCCCACGCGCGGCGCGCCCTGCTGCTCACTCCCCTGTTGTTCGGCATGGCCGGGGCCACCGACCTGCGGGTCTATCCAGGCTTCAGCGAGGTCCGTGAGGGCGTCACCGTCCAAGGCCAGCGCCTAGAGATCACCCTCGCGGAAGGGGTCTGGCCCGGCTTATTGCCCGGATCGCTGGAGCTGCGTGGCCTGGGGCTGACCGGGATCGTGCAGGACCGTGCCCCCGGCTGGCTGGAGCGGTTCCAGGGCCAGACGGTCAAGCTGCGCGAGAATGGGCAGTCCCAGCCTGTCACCCTGGTGCGGGCTTCCGACCTCACCATCCGGGACGCAGCAGGGGATTACCGCCAGGTGCGGCTCGACCAACTCGCCTTCCCCACCCTGCCGCCCCAGGAGCCGCTCGCCGGACCCCGGCGCCTGATCTTCGAGGTGGCCCAGCCCGGCCAGGGGGTGTTCAGCTACCTCACCCGCTCGGTGACCTGGTCGCCCCGCTACATCCTCTCGGCGGCGGGGAACAACGCGGGCCTCAACGCCCTGGCCGACATCCGCAACACGGGGACGGTCCCCTACACGTCCCGGACCACCGAGCTGTTCTCCGGCGAGGCGAATCTGGCGAGGGGTCAGGCGGGATTCGGCAGTGCTCCCGTTCCAGTGACGACCGTGACGACTGGCTTCTTCACCGACACAGAGGATGCCGCTGCTCCCCCACCGACCCTCAACCCGGCGGCGAGTCTGGGCGGGCTGTACCGGTATGCCCTGGACCGCCCGCTGACCCTGCCCGCTGGGGGGACGGTCACCTTGCCCTTCCTGAAGACCCGCCTGACCACCTTCGAGCGCTTCGCCGTGCTGAACACGTACTTCTCGCCGCAGAGCAGCCGGGGCGCCCTGAACCGCACCTACCGCCTGACAGCCGACCAGCCCCTGCCCGGCGGCGTGCTGACCGTGCGGGAGGAGGGGCGTGTGGTGGGGCAGACGACACTGCTGGAGACCGAAA is a window of Deinococcus terrestris DNA encoding:
- a CDS encoding mechanosensitive ion channel family protein, which gives rise to MAANVNVALERVQAIGRDVVAALPNVLIALVVLLGFWLIARAARGLVERVWGSREGNLGRLFGRLASGGILTLGVLVGLTIVFPSVTPASLFSLLGVGGVAIGFAFRDILQNLLAGILLLLTRPFRLGDQIVVGDTEGTVEDIQVRATIIRTYDNLQVVIPNADLFTGRVTVKTAYEVRRLQYDVGIGYGDDIGTAKRVIQDTLAGLKLIRQDPAPEVLVVDLAESSVNLRVRWWIDPPRRKDALDSQDEVLQRIKEALLAHGIDLPFPTRQILWHDQTEAADGDRAAQREGWPAGKGDAPRPRWRVLAEKTGQDAE
- a CDS encoding SEL1-like repeat protein, whose amino-acid sequence is MTFRRTILTLALLLASPALAGVEEGTKFYERGQYAQAFREFEPAAHQGDVEAQFWLGYLYAAGEGVPQNVSLARQWFLKAAQQGDWDAQYNLGVLYREGHGVTQDYAQAAGWFRRAAEQGDADAQNDLGWLYEHGHGVGQDYAQAMEWYRRAAKQNHPYAQLNLGLLYAYGRGVKQDDTQAMTWFRRAADQGDPDAQNEIGLLYEYGRGVGQNDVQAARWYRKAAEQGHPSAQANLGLLYTLGRGVKQDHAWALAWFLEAAEQGHADAMNEIGLLYENGRGVKQDYREAMKWYRRAAEQNHPYAQGNIGLFYEYGRGVPQDYVQALEWYLKAAEQGEPEAQNRVGLLYEYGRGVEQDYVQAMKWYRKAAEQGQPYARTNVGLLYAHGRGVARDDAEALRWIMPGVEEGHPFAQFNLGRLYALGHGVEQDYAQAKRLFTLAAEQGSAEGQYALGVLYEEGFGVPKDVDQAVIWYRRAAEQGFEMAQEALNRLM
- a CDS encoding response regulator; this encodes MTPSQHFMLIDDNAADQVLAREAFEQLCPDCTLQIFSGGRQALAWLQSVPDHPDVILLDVNMPEMNGFEVLQELKRNPRLALIPVVMLSTSGARGDVATAYTLHASSYLVKAPGFDAFLQQIDTFLTYWRKTRLAYA
- a CDS encoding WapI family immunity protein, producing the protein MHLQQGSVTADIQVVDYQFPESHDQSWDADWLFVRLRLQVGDQRWERTDPAVTTFELQDLTVWLDQVAEHAQVFGRWQRGRLTTRLVFTEPNLSFEALSGHAAGAPVTLRLSLAAEFLPPFKAEPSSTGLEDDPWEVWLDFGVDAAQLRALADELRQQLTRFPSRRERTSQD
- a CDS encoding DUF4139 domain-containing protein, translated to MKAHARRALLLTPLLFGMAGATDLRVYPGFSEVREGVTVQGQRLEITLAEGVWPGLLPGSLELRGLGLTGIVQDRAPGWLERFQGQTVKLRENGQSQPVTLVRASDLTIRDAAGDYRQVRLDQLAFPTLPPQEPLAGPRRLIFEVAQPGQGVFSYLTRSVTWSPRYILSAAGNNAGLNALADIRNTGTVPYTSRTTELFSGEANLARGQAGFGSAPVPVTTVTTGFFTDTEDAAAPPPTLNPAASLGGLYRYALDRPLTLPAGGTVTLPFLKTRLTTFERFAVLNTYFSPQSSRGALNRTYRLTADQPLPGGVLTVREEGRVVGQTTLLETEKGEKIEFTLGRDPEVRYGRVVKVLEPGERGSGRYQVTYTFENSKERPLRVELTERVYGRVALRINGVEKTGEARMELRVDVPARGSVTRSFTVEIEN